The Niallia circulans nucleotide sequence AACAGCCTGACCAAGCTTCACCCGGACAACTGGCTTCCCCTTAAACCGTTCCTCCCCTTCAATAGCCTTATCTGCAGCTATAATCACTGCATCCGCCTCACGTATATCTGCCTCTGTTAAATCATTTATAAAGCCCATAGCCCCTTGCTGTTCCATTTTTACCGAATGCCCTAGCTTAGCCCCTGCCTTTTCTAATGCCTTAGCCGCCATTGGCGTATGAGCTAACCCAGCAATACAAGCTGTTACTCCTACAAACTTCATCTTCAAACAACCTCCATTTCAACACTCTTAAATAAATTCAAAATATCCTCTTTCGTGTTCACTTTAAAAAGCCGTTCTTGAAATTGCTCCTCCATTAGATTCCCAGCAAGTGCTGACAAAATTTTTATATGCTTCGTACCTGCCTCCATTTCCGGAACAAGAATAGCAAAAATAAATTTCACCTTATAGTGATCAGGAGATTTCCAATCAATTTTTTCTTTTGTTTTAATAAAAAAGAGCGTAGCCTTCTTAACTGTTACACTTTTAGCATGAGGAATGGCAATCCCCTCCTGAAAAGCAGTAGGATACTGCTCTTCCCTGCTAATAAAATCCTTTAATAGAACCTCTTGATTTTCAATTATCCCTAATTGCTGTGCCTGAACAGAAATATACTCTAATACCGCATCTCGATCATTTAATTCTAAATCTAAAAATATTTGGCTATCATTTAAAAGCAATCCTAACCCTCCTTTTGTTATCGCTTACAAATTGATTATAAGGTAATTGTGAGGAATGTTTAATGCGGAATTTGGCCGGTGGAGTTGGAATTATTTGTACTAGGTTTTTTGGGTTGAGTCTTTATTTATGAGGTGATTTGATAGGTTGGCTTTTGTGATATATACTCAGGGCTATATGATAAATTAACAGTGCAAAAAAGAGGCTGGGACAAAACTTAGCCTAAAGTACAAAAAAGCATGTGAAATTTTACGGATAGTAAAATTTCACATGCTTTCTTTTTTTTCAAAACAAAAAGGACATCTTCTGATAAAATTTAAGTACCCCTACCAAAATTCAATTCAGAAAGAAGTGTCCTTATGTTTAAAGATTATAACACGAATCAATTGATTTTACCTTTAGATTTAGAAGTGAAATTACAAAAGAATGATATTGCCTTTTCTATTCATCAATTAGTGGAAATTATTCCGGAAATAGCCTTTGATTCCTTTTTCCGTCAAACAGTTTGCCCAGCTTACCATCCTCGTATGATGTGGCTAGCTCAAGGGTATGAGCCAAGCTATCGGACCATCAATCGATTTCGTGTTCATCCAGAAATGAAAGAGCTTATTAGACAATGCTTTATTCAATTCCGCTGTCAGCTTGTACAAGAAAAGATCATTGACCAAGAAGCTATTTTTATAGATGGTACTAAAATTGAAGCAAATGCCAATAAATTCACTTTTGTCTGGAAGAAATCTGCTGAAAAATATCATACGAGTCTAGTGGAGAAGTCTAATCAGCTATACAATGAGTTGCTTGAAAAGCAAATTATCCCTGAAATGACACGAGAAAACGACGAACAACTATCATTAGAAGAACTAGCTCAATTGGCCGAAAAAATAGAAGAAGTGGTGGAAGACTACACAGAAAAAATGGAGAAGTCCAGTAATGCCAACGAACGTAAACAGTGGCGTAAAGAACGAAAAACACCGAAACAACTCCTAAAACAAGTGAAGGAATGGATAGTACGAAAACATAAATATCAGAAGGACTTTGACATATTTGGTACTCGTAATAGCTATTCCAAAACCGACCAAGATGCGACCTTCATGCGAATGAAAGAGGATTATATGAAAAACGGTCAATTAAAGCCTGGTTATAATCTTCAAGTAGCGTCCGAAGGACAATACACGCTTGCCTACGGCATTTTTTCTAATCCAACAGATACGAAAACACTTATTCCATTCCTAGATCAAATACAGGAACAGTACTTTTCCTTACCAGAATATATTGTCGCAGATGCAGGGTACGGCAGCGAACAGAATTATGGGGACATCTTAACAAAGCGCCAATGTACCCCACTAATTACATATGGTCATTATATGAAGGAACAGAAGAAAAAATATAAAACGGACCCATTTAAAACAAGCAATTGGTTATACAATCAAATAATCGACACCTATACTTGCCCAAATCAACAAGCAGTAACATATAAGTACACATCTACTCGAACAGATTCCACAGGATTTAAACGCACCTTCAAAATTTATGAATGTGAGGACTGTACAAATTGTCCATTTCAGCTGTCATGTACAAAGGGAAAAGAAGGCACAAACCGTCAATTGAGGATCAATGAAAAATGGGAACAGCAAAAAGAGCATATAAGAGCGAAGCTTTCAGAAGAAAAAGCTGGTTCCATCTACCGTCAAAGAAAAGTAGTTGTGGAACCAATTTTTGGATTTCTGAAGGCTAGTTTAGGTTTCACACGATTTTCTGTCCGTGGAAAATCGAAAGTAGAAAATGACATCGGTCTAGCATTAATGGCCGTAAACTTAAGAAAATATGCGGTAAGAATGTAAGATCTTACTGTGAAAAATCATAAAATTAAATGAAAAAAGTGAATTCGGGCAACCGAATTCCCTTTTTTCATTTATAAGAAGCTAGTTTTGTCCCAGCCTCTTTTTATTATATAGTCATGAATTTAAGCTCAAACATTTATAAATTATAATCGGGGTGCCGAATCAAGCTGCCACAGTCGCGACCTTTGTTATATTTAAGTACCAGTTAACCCCACTTTAACTAAGCAGGAAATTCAGTGGTGGATTTGAGTCAATAATTTGGACACAAAAAAGTTAAGTATTAAGCGGTTCTTCTAATCTGATCCTCCATAGCTTGAGGTGTTTGATAGCCGATGCTGCTGTGAATTCTGTTTCTGTTGTACCAGCCCTCTATAAACTGAAACATGGCCAGCTTCGCTGCCCGGTAGTCTGTGTACTGGGTATGATAGACTTCTTCTTTCTTTAATATGGCGTGAAATGACTCTATACAGGCATTGTCATAAGGACAGCCTTTCTGACTGAAAGACTGCCTGATTCCGTATTTTTGGACATGCTGAGTAAACTCACTGCTGGTATATTGTGAGCCAAGTTCGGTATGAAGAATTAAGCCCTTTCGGGGCTTTTGAGAAAAACAGGCGTTTTGAAGTGCTTCGATCACTAATTCCGAAGTCATAAAACGAGAAAAAGAATAGCAAACAATTTTTTTCGAATGCAGATCCAATACTGAGGCCAGATAGCACCAACCGTCTTTTACCGTAGGAATATACGTAATATCCGCCACCCATTTCTCATTGATCGTGCAGGTAGAGAAGTCTCTTTTTAAAAGATTACCCAGCTGCACAACCTTTTCTTTTGAGGGGAAAGGACGGTATTTTTTCCTGGTAATCGAACGGATGCCTGCCTTTCTCATTAAGCGCTGGACACGCTTCAGGCTTAAACAAACCCCGTTGTTCGATAGGGTCTTATGGATTTTCGGTGCGCCATAACGCGACTTACTTTCCAAGTGAATCCGTTGGATTTCCTGCGTGAGTTCCTGGTTTTCTAGTTCACGTTTTGACGTCGTTTTTTCAAGGGATCCATAGTAGCTGCTTCTTGGCACGGCCAGTACTTCGCACATTTTCTGGACGGGATAATGATCCTTGTGTTCCTCGATAAAATCGATGAGCTCTGATTCGGTTACTTTTTCGCGAATATGGCCATAGCCTTTTTTAGGATTTCTACCTCCTGTTTTAACCGAAGGTTTTCTTTCTGAATCTCGGCTAACTCTTTTGGTGTCAGCGCCTCTTTTTCTGAACCAATAGGGGTAAAGTCTTTCACCCATTTATAAATTGTTACTTCTGATACGCCATATTCGCTGCTTAATTCTTTAACCGGGCTGCCGGAATGATACAAATCCACAATCGTTTTCTTAAAATCATCGTTATATTTTTTGCCTGCAGGTTTACGTTCCAATTCGGACACATCCTCTCAAAATAATTGTAAGGACTTAATTAAATTGTGTCCATGAAACTATACTAACTCCAGTATCCCCTATGTACTACCTGTAGTTTGCTTAAGTGCTTGCTGTTTTAATTAATATATAAGTTATCAATAATTCATATATTCCTTCCCAAATTATAGCAAGAAATTTAAAATTGTGATGCTAGTAATTGCGATATTTTTAGCAAGAGAAGAATTTGATATGAAACTAGTTGAAAACAGAAGATGAAATGACCCTTAAAGAATCAGTAATTCATAAACAATTGTAAAGTTAAATATTACGCAGAACACAATTACATCTATTCCAGATGAGGGTCACTTATATGTAAAATTCATTTTAGATATTTAGTTAAGAAATTATCTCATGAAGGTGCATAACATTTAGGAAGAACAATGTAATACTGTGCAATATGCAATTACAAAGTATTTATCCTTTAAAACGCATTCAAAACTTGATTTATTAGTTCACTCAACATCCGCATTTAGAATAAAAAATAAGAGACACTTCCATCATGGAAAGTTGCCTCTTTAATATCTTTAATTAATTCCGAAAAAATCAGATACCTTTTCTATAGTATATTGACTTCTTAGCTTATATGCACTATTTTGATTAGCTTTTAAGCCTTTCTCCCAATAAGCCTGATCTTTTGGCACATATTTCTCCCATTGTATTTTAACTACATGCTCGCATTTTTCCAGATCATCTTTATCGTGCATCATATCAGGTGCAAGTAAATCTATTTCTTCAACTTTTTTTTGTTCATTATTATTTGTAAAAATAACATCCTTAATTGGTGTTGCTGTTTCAATTACTTTTCCTATTCCTACATATCCTTTTTTAGGAATCATACAGAAAACTCTAGCACCAACAAATAGTTTATATAGCGTCTTACTGTACCATTGTCCGTTTCCTGCAGAGATAAATCCATACTTAATAGCATCTTCCCAGCTCCGGTATTGACCGTCCTCAAAATTCACTACAAAATCTTGCTTATTCCACTTTTCTCTTTTGCTATCAACTTTAATACTGCTGGATTTTTCATCAACTATATTAGGATCTAATAACCAACTTCTTGTAATAAATTGTTGTTTGTTATTTTCAAAATAACGGAAGAAAACAGCATTTATAGGTACATCAAAATTATTTGAAAGATAGTTAATTATCCTTTCAGTTTCGCTATCTAATTCAGAAGAAACTATCATTATTTGGTGTGTATCATTAATCTTTTCAGGAAGAGCATTATCAAACTTCTCCGCAAATGCTTTTTCCATAGGTATTCCATTTTTTTCCTCAAATATATTTAATATACGTTCATAGGATAAGGTCTGTACCCATGATGCATAGTCTATTGCCTGAGCCACTACATCTCTTGGAGTTCTACTTTTTTTCAACTCAATAATATTCAAATTACCGTCTCCATCTATGGCAAGCATATCTATGAATTTCCCATAATCTGTCTGGATTTGACGACCTATAAGTAATAGGTCATCTGATAGTATTGATATATCCTTTGTTAATATGTCTTCTAACTTTTGCTCAGATTCTATATTGGAATACGATAGCTTCTTCACTCCATCATTTATATTCCATATTCCCACTTCTATCGGCATTTCTTTTCCACCTTTATTTTAATTATTTCTTTACTTGTTAGTTCTTATTACCGTTATTTGCATATTCTAACAGATTTTTAAAATATAGCACTGCCATATGTCGTAACCTATTATATTTGATCAGACTGGAAATGCTAACATACAAAACAGCAGAGACGCCAATTAAAATGAGGTATTGGTATACTTCATAATCTTTCAGCAATACCTGTTGGAAGAATGTTATATAGGCAGAGAAAAAGAAAATAGTTATAGTGATTGTTGGTGCAAGTATTTTAGAAATATCAAAAGTATTCTCTAACGTATTCATTCGAATTATCCCATAGTCTATAATATCATTTTCTAATTGTTTAATCCTTTGAAAATTCCTAATTCCACCTTTACTTGATGCGGTATAAAGCTTTATAAGATAGTCTACAAGTTCCTTATCATTGCTTTCAATGATTTCTTTCTTTAAAAAAATTAAATTAAAATCATCTATTTCTCCTGCTTTTATATTATTTGTGTCAAAAATCTCCATAATAGATAAAAAAGATGAGCCCAGCTCTTTGTTTTTTTTATATTGTTTATAATGAAGATATAGCATTATTAAAAAGCCAGCAACAAATATACCTAGTATAATAAACGAAACAGTATTTACCATAATTCCCTCCCGATTAGATAATCAATATACATACTTTTATACCATGCCTTAACGACTACAAATTTCATTTTATAGTAAATCAATTAGTTAATATGTCATTTTTTGTCGAATAGCCACCAAAAGTTAATGAAAAATTCTTATCTCTAATTCTATTAACAGAATAAACTTACTAAAATTCATCTAATAACTAAACATGTCTGATATAGTAATATGCATATTTAACATACTTTCGTCATATATTTCACAAAAATGTTTAACCAAAAAAAGGATTCCTCCGCATCTAATAGATAGCTACCTACATTAATGAATACTTATATTACTTTACAAATTGATTGAAATACGTTTTTAAGATATAAATTTTATATCTGAGAATAAATAAATATAAAAAAACCGCACTATATAAGTACGGCTTTATCCTTTCTAGGCAATCTCTTAAGTTTAATGAATTGATTGATACCATATTGTTAAACTCAGAGCTTGTCTGTTCCCTATTTCTAAATTGAGAAGCTAAAAATTGTATTGCGTCTAAATAGTGAATAGTTTTCCTTAAAGTATTAATTACTATATCAATCAACTTATCTATTTTAAAAAAATAATAAGATTATTTTCTTAAAAGTTTCGACAAATAATAACCCCATCTCTCCCCCTAGTAAGCAACACTCTATATACATTAAGCTTCAGCTGCTCAGGATCTTCAGCACCCTTTCGTAAATATTCAGCCTTCCACTTCCCGTTTTCCCAGCTTAAATCATTTCCCCAACACACTATGGCCATATCCAGTTCAAGTCCTTGAACTTGAAACTCTGTTGCTGCATAATCTAACCTTTTGCAATAATATTCAGACTCTGGATAATTAAAATATTGTACATGCGCTTTTGGTATCACATATCGAGCAGAAGTTGGTACTAGTTTTACACCTTTTGGATATTTAATGCTTGAAGAGGCTACAATGCCATATGTTTTATCTGTTCCTTCATATACTTTTTGCACATATTCTTTTGCCTCTTGTAAATTATCTACAATCTTTAACGTGAATCGTTCTTTTCTTAGTTTTTCTTCTAGTATTTTGCACTTTTCTCGATCATTATTAATAAATGCCTCTACCCATTCGAAATACATTAATGCATTGTGTGTTCTAAGGGAAGTATTCAAGTGTAACTGTTGATTCTCATGATATGAATAAGCGTATGAAAAGACCTGTTGATGGTGCTTTGCGTGTACATGAAAGCTTTTATCTTTGATTGCTTCATTCCATAGGCCAATGCCACCTTCCTCTCCAATGTGGATCTCTTGACCTTCGCCTATTAAACCTACAACAACTGACCAAGTCTTTTGTTTAGCAATCTCTATCATTACATCTGGTTCGCTTTTATTGATCTTCATCCGCTTAGCATCCCAAGCTCGTTGTGCCTCATCAAAGATGAGGACATGTTCATCTGGTACACGGTTATACTTGAGGTAATCTGTTTTATATCCAAATAGAGCCTGTACAAATGTCTTATTTTTTAGACTGTCTTGTAGGACATCAACAAGTGGGCCGTTTCCACTTAAATAAACCGCTTTGTCTATTTCATGAGCTAAGGTTAAGCCGACAAAGGTTTTACCTGCACCTGGGACACCGGAAACTAGCACTAGGTGATGCGTTTGATTTTGTTGAGCCATTTCTATAATTGATTTCACTTCTGCAACTACTGTATTAAAATTACTACTTTTCAATGTTTTTATTTGTGGGAGAGGCTCATCCCTCATAATTGCTCGGGCAGATTCAATAATCGTCGGTAAAGGCTGATACGTCCCCTCTAAAAATTGCTCTGCTGAAATCAGGGAGTTAGCTGTAATATGCTTTCCAACTCTATTAATTAATTCACGTAGCCCTTTTTTTCCTAATTGATATATTTGATAATCAGGAATTTGTTGAAATTCTTTATCATCAGTTGTTACAACAAGAGCTCCCCGGACCTTTAATGCAAACTCTTGCACAGCTGAATGGTACTGCTGTATGTCACGAATATAGAATGATGTTTGTGCATATTCTGGGTCATTCACATTAGAATATCTTTTAAATTCAAGCACTAATACTTCTCCAGGTAAAAATAACAATACATCAGGACGGCGTCGACCGCTTCTTAATATTTCATATTCAAAAATTAAAAACCCAGGCATATGCTTAAAATAAGGTATTTCCTCCT carries:
- a CDS encoding DNA/RNA helicase domain-containing protein is translated as MNNFGWKGSLVDFIEADRDEIVNSLCMHIYNQTLKEAKQNPNEESTISQIKSWFDCIAYLKEEIPYFKHMPGFLIFEYEILRSGRRRPDVLLFLPGEVLVLEFKRYSNVNDPEYAQTSFYIRDIQQYHSAVQEFALKVRGALVVTTDDKEFQQIPDYQIYQLGKKGLRELINRVGKHITANSLISAEQFLEGTYQPLPTIIESARAIMRDEPLPQIKTLKSSNFNTVVAEVKSIIEMAQQNQTHHLVLVSGVPGAGKTFVGLTLAHEIDKAVYLSGNGPLVDVLQDSLKNKTFVQALFGYKTDYLKYNRVPDEHVLIFDEAQRAWDAKRMKINKSEPDVMIEIAKQKTWSVVVGLIGEGQEIHIGEEGGIGLWNEAIKDKSFHVHAKHHQQVFSYAYSYHENQQLHLNTSLRTHNALMYFEWVEAFINNDREKCKILEEKLRKERFTLKIVDNLQEAKEYVQKVYEGTDKTYGIVASSSIKYPKGVKLVPTSARYVIPKAHVQYFNYPESEYYCKRLDYAATEFQVQGLELDMAIVCWGNDLSWENGKWKAEYLRKGAEDPEQLKLNVYRVLLTRGRDGVIICRNF
- a CDS encoding IS3 family transposase (programmed frameshift); this encodes MERKPAGKKYNDDFKKTIVDLYHSGSPVKELSSEYGVSEVTIYKWVKDFTPIGSEKEALTPKELAEIQKENLRLKQEVEILKKGYGHIREKVTESELIDFIEEHKDHYPVQKMCEVLAVPRSSYYGSLEKTTSKRELENQELTQEIQRIHLESKSRYGAPKIHKTLSNNGVCLSLKRVQRLMRKAGIRSITRKKYRPFPSKEKVVQLGNLLKRDFSTCTINEKWVADITYIPTVKDGWCYLASVLDLHSKKIVCYSFSRFMTSELVIEALQNACFSQKPRKGLILHTELGSQYTSSEFTQHVQKYGIRQSFSQKGCPYDNACIESFHAILKKEEVYHTQYTDYRAAKLAMFQFIEGWYNRNRIHSSIGYQTPQAMEDQIRRTA
- a CDS encoding PTS fructose transporter subunit IIB, coding for MKFVGVTACIAGLAHTPMAAKALEKAGAKLGHSVKMEQQGAMGFINDLTEADIREADAVIIAADKAIEGEERFKGKPVVRVKLGQAVSHGEAVIEKIVQALEKRNQS
- a CDS encoding PTS sugar transporter subunit IIA; translation: MLLNDSQIFLDLELNDRDAVLEYISVQAQQLGIIENQEVLLKDFISREEQYPTAFQEGIAIPHAKSVTVKKATLFFIKTKEKIDWKSPDHYKVKFIFAILVPEMEAGTKHIKILSALAGNLMEEQFQERLFKVNTKEDILNLFKSVEMEVV
- a CDS encoding endonuclease NucS domain-containing protein; this translates as MPIEVGIWNINDGVKKLSYSNIESEQKLEDILTKDISILSDDLLLIGRQIQTDYGKFIDMLAIDGDGNLNIIELKKSRTPRDVVAQAIDYASWVQTLSYERILNIFEEKNGIPMEKAFAEKFDNALPEKINDTHQIMIVSSELDSETERIINYLSNNFDVPINAVFFRYFENNKQQFITRSWLLDPNIVDEKSSSIKVDSKREKWNKQDFVVNFEDGQYRSWEDAIKYGFISAGNGQWYSKTLYKLFVGARVFCMIPKKGYVGIGKVIETATPIKDVIFTNNNEQKKVEEIDLLAPDMMHDKDDLEKCEHVVKIQWEKYVPKDQAYWEKGLKANQNSAYKLRSQYTIEKVSDFFGIN
- a CDS encoding IS1182 family transposase, which codes for MFKDYNTNQLILPLDLEVKLQKNDIAFSIHQLVEIIPEIAFDSFFRQTVCPAYHPRMMWLAQGYEPSYRTINRFRVHPEMKELIRQCFIQFRCQLVQEKIIDQEAIFIDGTKIEANANKFTFVWKKSAEKYHTSLVEKSNQLYNELLEKQIIPEMTRENDEQLSLEELAQLAEKIEEVVEDYTEKMEKSSNANERKQWRKERKTPKQLLKQVKEWIVRKHKYQKDFDIFGTRNSYSKTDQDATFMRMKEDYMKNGQLKPGYNLQVASEGQYTLAYGIFSNPTDTKTLIPFLDQIQEQYFSLPEYIVADAGYGSEQNYGDILTKRQCTPLITYGHYMKEQKKKYKTDPFKTSNWLYNQIIDTYTCPNQQAVTYKYTSTRTDSTGFKRTFKIYECEDCTNCPFQLSCTKGKEGTNRQLRINEKWEQQKEHIRAKLSEEKAGSIYRQRKVVVEPIFGFLKASLGFTRFSVRGKSKVENDIGLALMAVNLRKYAVRM